The segment GAATATATGTTTGGAAATGTATTTTGAAATCTCGACGATCTCTGTCTTTCCCGTGAATTCGAATTTTATCTTGCCGAGTGAGGAAAAGTATATCTCCAGTTCCGAATCCAGATCGAAGGTGCCAGAAGTTTCAATAGAGTAAGCGACTATATTTTTATAGGGCAGTGAAGTGAAGTCTTTCTTACTGCCCGTGATACCTTGGACGTTGACCGCGATAATACGTTTGTTAGTAAATACGACACCATCGCGCATGGTTTTATAAGCATCAATTACCTTTTCGCCATCCAGTAGCAAGGTACTGACGCGATCAGCATATTCATTGTTTTGTTTGAGCTTGAAGAAGCCTTTATTGTCGAAATCGATCATGTCGTAAGTCTCCATACCTTGAAAGTGATATTAGTCATTTAAGACAGTGTGGGTGAATGCTTGATGCAATATTCTGGACATTTCCCCCTATATAGTAAATGACGATTTTACACTAGTACTTGTAGGCGGAAAAGGCCGGTATGCCACGCAGGGCTGAAGGGAACTTTTTGTCAATAATGTTGTATCGCTTCGGCTGGATAGCACTGTGCTTTTATTCAAAGCTAATGATGATGCCGTCCATGGGTTAAATGAGAGAGTTGTTGTTGAGCCCTAATATCTGTGCTAGCTTATATTCATGGCCTGCCATGAGGTTCAATCATCCCATGTGGTTGGTCATTAGTTGGTTTTATTTGTCGTATCACCTGATTGACTTAGGAGACTGCCATGAATAGCGATATCGCTGAAGGTAAGTGGAAGCAACTCAAAGGTAAGGTTCGTGAAAGTTGGGGAGAACTTACTGATGATGATGTCGACGAAATTGCGGGTCGTAAGGAACACTTTGTCGGGAAGGTTCAAGAGCGATATGGCATGAAGAAAGACGAAGCGGAAAAAGAATGGGATAAACTATCCGATTCTTGAAGATTTGGTAATATATATTCCATGTGACCGATGCCTGCACTCTGCAGGCATCGGTTTCTTTGTGTTTGGTCATGTTTTATCGCGGTGATCTATCGTCTGTCCTACCCAGTGAACTGCTCCTGACGAAAGACATCCAGACCCATTCTCTTGTGTCAGCCATGATGCAATAGCGTTGACCGGTATCCTGGTGATGGTCATCTGCGGTCTGGTATTGAGCGCGAGGCGATAGCCGCGCCTGTCCCAGCCAGGCGATCCCAGTCCTCCAGCGTTTCACCGTCCTGGGCAATACGCACGTTGGCAGGCAGCAAGGGAGGAGCCACCAGACACTCGGCATCGAGTTCGTGACTGATATGCGTCAGGTAGGCGCGTGGCGGGTTGAGTCGCGCGATGATATCCAGCGCTTGAGTGATGGTGTTGTGATTGCGAGGGGTGGTGAACGCGGCGGGGTGGCTGGAATCCAGTATCACTACATCGGGCTCCCAGCTGCGTAGGAAACGTTCGGTTTCCGGGGGCAGGCCGAGCGTATCAGTGAGATAGGCCAGCCGTGTGCCACCGTCGTCAAGGCAATAGCCAAGTGTCGGTTTCGAGTGATTGAGCGGTACCGGTGTCACCGTCAGGCTATCCAGCTTCAAGGGCTTGAACGGCTTGAGTCCGGACTGAAAGTCCAGAATGCCGGGATTGCGGTAGAGGTCCGCGCAGCCTTGTGGGTCCTTTGGGCCGTAGACAGGAATGCGCTCACCCGCACCCCCAGCGCAGATGGAAAAGCCCCTGTACGTGATCAGCATGATAATGGGTGATCAGGATTGCCGCGGGACGCGCGAGCTTACAACTGTGCGCCAGATCCATGCGGCCGGCATCCAGCAGGTAGCGCTTGCCATCGATGCGAACCTCGGCGGAACACGGCCTACGCGTGAGGCTCGTGAAGACGCGGGCCCTGTTGCAGGCTGGGCATTCGCAGCCAAAGCAGGGCACCTGAGCGACAGAATCATTATCACCAGACAAAGCGAAGCTAGATTCTGATTTACCAACTGGCTAATAAATTGTGTGCTTTACTCTAGCCGTGTCTTGTGACCC is part of the Cobetia sp. L2A1 genome and harbors:
- a CDS encoding CsbD family protein, translated to MNSDIAEGKWKQLKGKVRESWGELTDDDVDEIAGRKEHFVGKVQERYGMKKDEAEKEWDKLSDS
- a CDS encoding PH domain-containing protein, whose protein sequence is MIDFDNKGFFKLKQNNEYADRVSTLLLDGEKVIDAYKTMRDGVVFTNKRIIAVNVQGITGSKKDFTSLPYKNIVAYSIETSGTFDLDSELEIYFSSLGKIKFEFTGKTEIVEISKYISKHIFE
- a CDS encoding MBL fold metallo-hydrolase — protein: MLITYRGFSICAGGAGERIPVYGPKDPQGCADLYRNPGILDFQSGLKPFKPLKLDSLTVTPVPLNHSKPTLGYCLDDGGTRLAYLTDTLGLPPETERFLRSWEPDVVILDSSHPAAFTTPRNHNTITQALDIIARLNPPRAYLTHISHELDAECLVAPPLLPANVRIAQDGETLEDWDRLAGTGAAIASRSIPDRR